From one Flavobacterium sp. N502536 genomic stretch:
- a CDS encoding formimidoylglutamase: protein MEKLIPFTVNDLAKITNHRSGEIKFGEKMVIIPKGADKINFLKESEAKYVLFGIPEDIGVRANYGRPGAASAWESAIKSIANIQHNRFSKGSQILVLGQLDVAQEMRDVENLDFNDIDDRSKLSQLVEKIDKEVSHIIFTIIKAGKTPIIIGGGHNNAYGNIKGSALAKGKPINAINFDAHSDFRILEGRHSGNGFSYAYEEGFLKKYFIFGLHENYTSKSVLDIIKKLEDRVRYNTYDSVKIRKEKDFDREMALALEFIRTDSFGIEIDLDAIPNIASSAMTISGFSVEELRQFISFFGQHKNAAYLHICEGAPDLADSPNNNLIGKLIGYLVTDFIKANNEKI, encoded by the coding sequence ATGGAGAAACTAATTCCTTTTACTGTTAACGATTTGGCAAAAATCACCAATCATAGAAGTGGTGAAATAAAATTCGGAGAAAAAATGGTCATCATACCCAAAGGGGCTGATAAGATCAATTTTCTAAAAGAAAGCGAGGCCAAATATGTGCTTTTTGGGATACCTGAAGATATTGGGGTACGTGCCAATTATGGCAGACCCGGAGCAGCATCGGCATGGGAAAGTGCGATAAAAAGCATTGCCAACATTCAGCACAATCGTTTCTCTAAAGGCAGTCAGATTTTGGTTTTAGGACAATTGGATGTCGCTCAGGAAATGCGCGATGTCGAAAATCTTGATTTTAATGATATCGACGACAGGTCTAAACTTAGTCAGTTGGTAGAAAAAATTGACAAAGAAGTTTCGCATATTATTTTTACGATCATAAAAGCCGGAAAAACGCCAATCATTATTGGGGGCGGACATAATAATGCCTACGGAAACATAAAAGGCTCGGCTTTAGCCAAAGGAAAACCAATCAATGCTATTAATTTTGATGCGCATTCTGATTTTAGAATCCTTGAAGGCCGTCACAGCGGTAATGGTTTTTCTTATGCATATGAAGAAGGTTTCTTAAAAAAATATTTCATTTTTGGTCTGCACGAAAACTACACTTCCAAAAGTGTTTTAGACATCATCAAAAAACTCGAAGACCGCGTTCGTTACAACACCTACGACAGTGTAAAAATCCGCAAGGAAAAGGATTTTGACAGGGAAATGGCTTTAGCACTGGAATTCATCAGAACCGATTCTTTCGGGATCGAAATCGATCTGGATGCTATTCCTAATATTGCGAGCAGCGCCATGACCATCAGTGGTTTTTCGGTGGAAGAATTGCGTCAGTTTATTTCCTTTTTCGGACAGCATAAAAATGCCGCTTATCTGCATATTTGCGAAGGCGCTCCGGATTTGGCCGACTCTCCAAACAACAATCTAATTGGCAAGCTTATAGGGTATCTGGTAACGGATTTCATCAAAGCGAATAACGAAAAAATCTAA